A single window of Nomascus leucogenys isolate Asia chromosome 18, Asia_NLE_v1, whole genome shotgun sequence DNA harbors:
- the SLX4 gene encoding structure-specific endonuclease subunit SLX4 isoform X3, with the protein MAVNIFLLARESAQQRLPASSFLFDNSSAKSLQTPHSTIGPTANAAVQESRPRASETRFRRVLPRGCTGRKCPKGSSRGDDGGEWCLDEAEKTLRPSVPQIPECPICGKPFLTLKSRTSHLKQCAVKMEVGPQLLLQAVRLQTAQPEGSSSPPVSSDHGGGLKRRGPTSKKQPRKRRKVDEVPSEDLLVAMALSRSEMEPCVAVPALRLESAFSERMRPKAEKKSRKKKPPASPPLLLVQDSETTGRQIEDRVALLLSEEVELSSTPPLPASRILKEGWERAGQCPPPPERKQSFLWEGSALTGAWAMEAFYTARLVPPLVPQRPAQGLMQEPVPPLVPPEHSEPGERRSPALHGTPTAGCGSRGPSPSASQREHQALQDLVDLAREGLSASPWPGSGGLAGSEGTAGLDVVPGGLPLTGFVVPSQDKHPDRGGRTSLSLGLLVADFGAMVNNPHLSDIQFQTDSGEVLYAHKFVLYARCPLLIQYVNNEGFSAVEDGVLTQRVLLGDVSTEAARTFLHYLYTADTGLPPGLSSELSSLAHRFGVSELVHLCEQVPIATDSEGKPWEEKEAENCESRAENFQELLRSMWADEEEEAETLLKSRDHEEDQENVNEAEMEEIYEFAATQRKLLQEERAAGAGEDADWLEGGSPVSGQLLASVQVQKQWDKVEEMELLEPGRDEAATTWDKVGHCALPPPQGQHSGAQGAVAPEQEAPEEALGHSSCSSPSRDCRAERKEGSLPHSDDAGDYEQLFSSTQGEISEPSQITSEPEEQSGAVRERGLEVSHRLAPWQASLPHPCCFLLGPPQGGSPRGSHHPHHTSGSSLSTPPSRGRTSQVGSPTLLSPAVPSKQKRDRSILTLSKEPGHQKGKERRSVLECRNKGVLMFPEKSLSIDLTQSNPEHSSSISQKSSSKLNKEDEVILLLDSDEELELEQTKVKSISSDPLEERKAVEISPRSCELFSVIDVDADQEPSQSPPRREAVLQQEDEGALPENQGSLGSRGAPWLFCDRESSPSEASTTDTSWLVPATPLASRSRDCSSQTQISSLRSGLAVEAVTQHTPRASVGNREGNEAAQKFSVIRPQTPPPQTPSSCLTPVSPRTSDGRRQGHRSPSRPHPGGHPQSSPLAPHPISGDRAHFSRRFLKHSPPGPSFLNQTTASEVVEVGDSDDEQEVASHQANSSPPLDSDPPIPTDDCCWHMEPLSPIPIDHWNLERTGPLSTSSPSRRMKEATDSCDRRSPGLLDTTPIRGSCATQRKLQEKSSGTGSPGNSRPSFLNSALWDVWDGEEQRPPETPPPAQMLSAGGAQKPEGLETPKGANRKKNLPPKVPITPMPQYSIMETPVLKKELDRFGVRPLPKRQMVLKLKEIFQYTHQTLDSDSEDESQSSQPLLQAPRCQTLTSQTYKPSRAGVHAQQEATIGPGAHRPKGPAKTKGPQHQRKHHESITPPSRSPTKEARSGLDDDAQIPASQESVATSVDGSDSSLSSQSSSSCEFGAAFESAGEEEEGEEEVSASQAAVQAADTDEALRCYIRSKPALYQKVLLYQPFELGELQAELKQNGLCVSSRRLLDFLDTHCITFTTAATRREKLQGRRRQPRGKKKAERN; encoded by the exons GTGCTTGGATGAAGCTGAAAAGACACTAAGACCTTCCGTGCCTCAGATCCCTGAGTGCCCGATTTGTGGGAAACCGTTTCTTACCTTAAAGAGCAGAACCAGTCACTTGAAGCAATGTGCTGTGAAGATGGAGGTTGGCCCCCAGCTCCTGCTGCAGGCTGTGCGGCTGCAGACAGCACAGCCTGAGGGGAGCAGCAGCCCGCCGGTGTCCAG TGATCACGGTGGAGGTCTGAAACGGAGAGGACCCACCAGCAAGAAGCAGCCACGGAAGAGGCGGAAGGTAGACGAGGTACCGTCCGAGGACTTGCTGGTGGCCATGGCTCTGTCCCGGTCGGAGATGGAGCCGTGTGTGGCCGTGCCAGCGCTCAGGCTGGAAAGTGCCTTTTCTGAGAGGATGAGACCAAAAGCAG AGAAGAAAAGTCGCAAGAAGAAACCCCCGGCGTCCCCCCCATTGTTGTTAGTCCAGGACTCTGAAACCACAGGCCGACAGATAGAGGACCGTGTGGCTCTGCTCCTTTCTGAGGAAGTGGAATTATCTAGCACGCCACCACTTCCTGCCAGCAGGATTTTAAAGGAAGGGTGGGAAAGAGCGGGCCAGTGTCCTCCTCCACCTGAACGCAAGCAGAGCTTTCTGTGGGAGGGCAGTGCACTGACTGGGGCCTGGGCCATGGAGGCCTTCTACACGGCCAGGCTGGTCCCTCCTCTCGTGCCCCAGCGGCCTGCCCAG GGCCTCATGCAGGAGCCTGTGCCGCCACTGGTGCCACCTGAGCACTCAGAGCCGGGCGAGCGAAGGTCACCCGCTCTCCACGGCACCCCCACTGCAGGCTGTGGCTCCAGGGGGCCGTCGCCTTCGGCCAGTCAGAGAGAGCACCAGGCCCTGCAGGACCTCGTGGACCTGGCGAGGGAGGGACTGAGCGCCAGCCCGTGGCCTGGCAGTGGGGGCCTGGCTGGCTCGGAAGGGACTGCAG GCTTGGACGTGGTGCCCGGCGGCCTTCCTTTGACTGGGTTTGTGGTGCCGTCGCAGGACAAGCACCCGGACAGGGGTGGCCGCACCTCG CTCTCCCTCGGGCTGCTGGTTGCTGACTTTGGCGCCATGGTCAATAACCCACACCTGAGTGACATCCAGTTCCAGACGGACAGCGGGGAGGTGCTTTATGCCCACAAGTTCGTGCTTTATGCCCGATGCCCACTCCTCATCCAGTAT GTGAACAATGAAGGCTTCTCCGCTGTAGAGGACGGGGTTCTGACCCAGCGTGTCCTGCTGGGTGACGTGAGCACGGAGGCCGCCCGCACGTTCCTGCACTATCTCTACACCGCGGACACTGGCCTTCCTCCTGGCCTTAGCTCTGAGCTGAGCTCCCTGGCCCACAG GTTTGGCGTGAGCGAGCTCGTTCACCTGTGCGAACAGGTGCCTATTGCCACGGACTCAGAGGGCAAACCgtgggaggagaaggaagcagagaatTGCGAAAGCAGGGCCGAAAATTTCCAGGAGCTCTTGAGGTCAATGTGGGCAGATGAAGAGGAGGAAGCGGAGACTTTGTTGAAATCCAGGGACCACGAAGAAGATCAAGAAAACGTGAATGAAgcagaaatggaagaaatttaTGAATTTGCAGCTACTCAACGAAAGCTGCTCCAGGAAGAAAGGGCAGCGGGTGCCGGCGAGGACGCTGACTGGCTGGAGGGTGGCAGTCCAGTTTCTGGGCAGCTCCTAGCAAGTGTCCAGGTGCAGAAACAGTGGGACAAGGTGGAGGAGATGGAGCTGTTGGAGCCAGGAAGAGATGAGGCCGCCACCACCTGGGACAAGGTGGGACACTGTGCTCTCCCGCCACCCCAGGGCCAGCACTCAGGGGCACAGGGAGCAGTGGCCCCTGAGCAGGAGGCGCCAGAGGAGGCGCTTGGCcattccagctgctccagccctTCCAGGGACTGCCgggcagagagaaaagaaggctCCCTTCCGCACTCAGATGATGCCGGTGACTACGAGCAGCTCTTCTCATCAACTCAGGGAGAGATCTCAGAGCCGTCCCAAATAACAAGTGAGCCTGAGGAACAAAGCGGCGCTGTCAGGGAAAGGGGGCTGGAGGTTTCTCATCGCCTGGCTCCCTGGCAGGCGTCTCTACCGCACCCGTGCTGCTTCCTATTGGGGCCTCCCCAGGGCGGGAGTCCCCGCGGGTCTCATCACCCTCATCACACAAGTGGGTCGTCCCTGTCAACACCCCCGTCCCGCGGCAGAACTTCCCAGGTGGGCTCTCCAACCTTGCTGTCTCCAGCTGTGCCATCAAAGCAGAAAAGGGACAGGAGCATCCTCACGCTGTCTAAAGAGCCAGGGCACCAGAAAGGCAAAGAGCGTCGGTCCGTGCTGGAGTGCAGAAATAAGGGGGTCCTGATGTTCCCAGAAAAATCTCTGTCCATTGACCTAACCCAGTCAAATCCTGAGCATTCGAGCTCCATATCTCAGAAGTCTTCATCCAAACTGAACAAAGAAGATGAGGTCATCCTCTTACTGGACTCGGATGAGGAGCTGGAGCTAGAACAAACCAAAGTGAAGTCCATTTCTAGTGATCCTCTGGAAGAAAGGAAAGCTGTAGAAATTAGCCCTAGGTCCTGTGAGCTGTTTTCCGTCATTGATGTTGATGCAGATCAGGAACCTTCCCAGAGCCCACCAAGAAGGGAAGCTGTGCTGCAGCAGGAGGATGAGGGGGCACTGCCGGAGAATCAGGGCTCTTTGGGCAGCAGAGGGGCTCCCTGGCTGTTCTGTGACCGTGAGAGCAGCCCCAGCGAGGCCAGCACCACAGACACCTCATGGCTGGTGCCCGCCACCCCGCTAGCCAGCAGAAGCCGCGACTGTTCTTCCCAGACCCAAATCAGCAGCCTCAGGAGTGGGCTGGCCGTGGAGGCGGTGACTCAGCACACGCCCAGGGCCTCGGTAGGAAACAGGGAAGGGAACGAAGCCGCTCAGAAGTTTTCTGTCATCAGGCCCCAGACACCACCGCCCCAGACACCGTCCTCATGCCTCACTCCTGTCTCTCCAAGAACTTCTGACGGCAGAAGGCAAGGCCACAGAAGCCCTTCCCGTCCCCACCCCGGGGGCCACCCGCAGTCCTCTCCACTGGCTCCACATCCCATCTCAGGGGACCGCGCCCACTTCAGCAGGCGATTCCTGAAACACTCGCCACCTGGGCCAAGCTTCCTGAACCAGACCACAGCAAGTGAAGTGGTAGAAGTCGGAGACAGTGACGATGAGCAGGAGGTGGCCTCCCATCAGGCCAACAGCAGCCCCCCACTGGACAGTGACCCCCCAATTCCAACTGACGACTGCTGCTGGCACATGGAGCCCCTCTCGCCAATTCCCATTGACCACTGGAACCTGGAGCGGACCGGCCCCCTGAGCACCAGCAGCCCCAGCCGCAGGATGAAGGAGGCCACCGACAGCTGTGACCGTCGCTCCCCGGGACTCCTGGACACCACCCCCATCCGAGGAAGCTGCGCTACCCAGAGGAAATTGCAAGAGAAGTCTTCGGGCACGGGCTCCCCGGGGAACAGCAGGCCGAGCTTTCTGAATTCGGCTCTGTGGGACGTTTGGGACGGGGAAGAGCAGAGGCCTCCAGAGACCCCTCCTCCAGCCCAGATGCTCAGCGCCGGTGGAGCTCAGAAGCCCGAAGGGTTAGAGACACCCA AAGGTGCTAATCGGAAGAAGAACTTGCCCCCGAAAGTGCCCATAACGCCAATGCCACAGTATTCCATTATGGAGACGCCGGTGCTGAAGAAAGAACTGGATAG GTTTGGAGTCCGCCCTCTGCCTAAACGCCAAATGGTTCTGAAGCTGAAGGAGATATTCCAGTACACTCATCAGACCCTGGACTCAGACTCTGAGGACGAGAGCCAGTCCTCACAGCCGCTATTGCAGGCGCCTCGCTGCCAGACCCTCACCTCCCAGACCTACAAGCCTTCAAGGGCAGGGGTCCATGCCCAGCAGGAAGCCACCATAGGACCCGGGGCCCATAGGCCCAAGGGACCTGCTAAGACCAAGGGCCCCCAACATCAAAGGAAGCATCATGAAAGCATCACACCCCCAAGCAGGTCGCCCACCAAGGAGGCACGTTCAGGCCTCGATGATGACGCCCAGATCCCAGCCTCTCAAGAATCCGTGGCCACCTCTGTGGATGGCAGTGACAGCTCCTTGAGCTCACAGAG TTCTTCCTCCTGTGAGTTTGGAGCGGCATTTGAGTCTGCAGGTGAAGAGGAGGAGGGCGAGGAGGAGGTCAGTGCCTCGCAGGCAGCCGTGCAGGCGGCGGACACGGACGAGGCGCTGAGATGCTACATCCGCTCCAAGCCGGCCCTGTACCAGAAGGTGCTGCTGTACCAGCCCTTTGAGCTGGGGGAGCTGCAGGCAGAGCTGAAGCAGAACGGCCTCTGTGTGTCCTCGCGCAGGCTGTTGGACTTCCTGGACACCCACTGTATCACCTTCACCACTGCCGCCACCCGCAGGGAGAAGCTCCAGGGCAGGAGGCGGCAGCCTCGTGGCAAGAAGAAGGCGGAGCGGAACTGA